The stretch of DNA TGCCGGTCGAGCGCGACGACCGCGCGCGCGTAGCCTTCGAGGAACGCGACGTACGAGCTGAAGCTGCTGACGGTGAACTCCAGGGTGGCGACCTTGCGTCGCGCGAGCGCCGCGCACGCCTGGCGGATGAGCGACGACTTCCCGTAGCGGCGGGGCGAGATCAGGAACACCTTCTGGCCCGAGGCCAGGTCGGCCGTCAGCCGGTCGAGCTCCGCATCGCGCCCGACGAACGCCCCGGCCGGCACGACCTCGCCGTAGACGAACGGATTCTCTGCAGCCATTACGTCAAGTGCCGTCATCATAACAGGGAACGCCGTAATGCCCCCGACAGGGCAAGAGGGCCAGCGACGTGCGCGCCTTGGACCTGTCGCGCGCGCCGTGCCGGTCGGCCCCCGTCGGCCCCGTCGGGGTGTATCGTGATCCTGTCCCCAGGGCCAACGCGATGAACGTCCTGCTCTTCTCGATGCCCGACTCGTTCGAGCACACGCCCTCGCTGACGATGCGGATGCCGAACGGCGCGCTGGCATCGCTCGCCGGGAACGTCGATCCGCACCATCGCGTGGCCGTCGCCGACCTCGTGCTGGCCCAGGACGACGTGCCCGGGACGGTGCGGCGGCTCGTCCGCGACGTCGACCCGCAGGTCGTCGGCCTGTCGGTCATGACGTTTCAGCGCCACACGGCCCGCCGCATCGTCGCGCTCGTGCGGGCGCTCCGGCCGGACGCCCGCATCGTCGTCGGCGGGTACGACCCGAGCCTGGCGCCGCAGATCTACGAGGGCGCCGGATTCGACGTGGACGCCATCGTCCTCGGCGAGGGTGAGATCACGTTCCGGGAACTGCTGCGCGCCTACGAGGGACACGGGCGGTTGCCGGCGATCGACGGGCTGTCGTACCGCGATGGCGACCGGTTCGTGCGCACGCCGCGCCGCCCGGTGCGCCGTGATCTCGACGCGGAGATCCGGCCGCCGAACCGCGCGGCGCGCGTGCTCCGCGGCTACACCTTCCTCGGCCGCCCGATCGACATCGTCGAAACGTCGCGCGGGTGCACGTACGACTGCACGTTCTGCTCGATCATCGAGATGCGCGGCCGGAACTTCGAGACTTGGTCGATCGACCGGGTGGTGGCCGACATCGCGGACGCGCGTGCCCGCGGCGCCCGCACGATCTTCATCGTCGACGACAACGTGACGCTCAACGCCAGCCGGTTCCGGCGGATCTGCGACGCGATCGCTGCCGCGGGCCTGAACGACGTGGACTATCTGGTGCAGGGCATGACGAGCGCCGTCGCGGCCGGCGGTGACGAGCTGGCGGCGGCCATGCGGCGTGCGGGCTTCCGGTACGTGTTCCTCGGGATCGAGAACGTGATCGACCAGGACCTCGGGTTCCTCGGCGCGCGGGCGAAGAACGCGGCGCGGGAGCACGGACGGACCGTGGGCAGCGCGACGATGCGTGCCGTCACGCTCATCCGGCGCCACGGCATGTTCGTGGTGGGCGGGCTCATCGTCGGCAACCCGGACGACACGCGCGAGGCGATCGAGGCGAACCTGGCCTTCGCGCGCCGGTTCGTGGACTGGCCCTACATCCAGCACC from Acidobacteriota bacterium encodes:
- a CDS encoding B12-binding domain-containing radical SAM protein; the encoded protein is MNVLLFSMPDSFEHTPSLTMRMPNGALASLAGNVDPHHRVAVADLVLAQDDVPGTVRRLVRDVDPQVVGLSVMTFQRHTARRIVALVRALRPDARIVVGGYDPSLAPQIYEGAGFDVDAIVLGEGEITFRELLRAYEGHGRLPAIDGLSYRDGDRFVRTPRRPVRRDLDAEIRPPNRAARVLRGYTFLGRPIDIVETSRGCTYDCTFCSIIEMRGRNFETWSIDRVVADIADARARGARTIFIVDDNVTLNASRFRRICDAIAAAGLNDVDYLVQGMTSAVAAGGDELAAAMRRAGFRYVFLGIENVIDQDLGFLGARAKNAAREHGRTVGSATMRAVTLIRRHGMFVVGGLIVGNPDDTREAIEANLAFARRFVDWPYIQHPTPYPGTPMTRDFAGRGLIVDHDVEAYDGTTAVVKTTSMEAEEIEFMRWRAERWMKARHFPPVLVHDPWFVGRHAIRMMRHTFRGMRLRTWLGLEPQRDAFRRYKRLRQRERQFFAAEDERASSRPFEPAGTGASIPSVSREPATDGASAAGGSPHGSW